The following are encoded in a window of Podospora pseudoanserina strain CBS 124.78 chromosome 6, whole genome shotgun sequence genomic DNA:
- a CDS encoding hypothetical protein (EggNog:ENOG503NZZF) produces MDIFDTENFVPPFELRDNEEQVEAWYNNPARQENRRLAEENLRLKKLLRENGISWDRRLTLDLNDPTGSRGTWADSKAARRSSRSGRSDQRLPSLPVEIILYILEYSLTSSQPIIDPLSKLNPHVLLPEEKKMSKAQIAINFLATCRAYHDEGERFLWRNNTFVFTDCLALQNFRNLGLEHRKQITHITMRITARYYDEDFEREHRAPYPTSNPTRNPLRLRVIPRVYDNTLARRGFRSYTWLQVVDFLTVLRPPFDPDHDTTQPRPRLLPALESLRIDLVNFPSDFLTAPSPVEMHALTGHDLSMSLKELQLTGIPECQWGSDMASHLVRMVRDDGLFLKSDSAYVSSNRVRKQSDGDWEPRAVRAWKVLAEEYLQSKKKTNGSSLPMGGGHHGHHSHHGTVKIPAVPAEEGQPETTWQNRRTLWKRVPVSRDSEERVWAEFDRTTGTIILPEEYENPDMDTYDPEELVCHHCQMMHSPYDDDY; encoded by the exons atGGACATCTTTGATACAGAAAAT TTCGTGCCGCCCTTTGAGCTGCGCGATAATGAAGAGCAGGTGGAAGCGTGGTACAACAACCCTGCGCGGCAAGAGAACAGGCGACTTGCTGAAGAAAACCTGCGTCTCAAGAAGCTTCTTCGGGAGAATGGCATCTCGTGGGACCGTCGACTGACGTTAGATCTCAACGACCCAACAGGCTCTCGCGGGACCTGGGCCGACTCAAAGGCGGCGCGCCGCTCCTCCCGCAGTGGGAGGTCTGACCAGCGATTGCCAAGCCTACCGGTCGAGATCATTCTGTACATTCTTGAGTACTCACTCACAAGCAGCCAACCCATTATCGACCCACTGTCCAAGCTCAACCCCCATGTTCTCCTCCccgaagagaagaagatgtcTAAGGCCCAGATCGCCATCAACTTTCTTGCCACGTGCAGAGCCTATCACGATGAAGGAGAGCGTTTTCTGTGGAGAAACAACACTTTTGTCTTTACCGATTGCCTTGCCCTCCAGAATTTCCGAAACCTCGGGCTCGAGCACCGCAAGCAGATAACGCACATCACGATGCGGATCACTGCTAGGTACTACGACGAAGACTTCGAACGCGAGCATAGGGCGCCCTACCCGACGTCAAACCCGACACGGAATCCCCTCCGACTTCGAGTAATCCCTCGTGTTTATGACAATACCCTTGCCCGACGAGGATTCCGTAGCTACACATGGCTTCAGGTTGTCGACTTCCTTACCGTTCTGCGACCACCCTTCGATCCTGATCATGACACCACCCAGCCGCGCCCTCGTCTGCTCCCCGCACTCGAGTCGCTGAGGATCGATTTGGTCAACTTTCCTTCCGACTTCCTCACCGCGCCCTCTCCAGTTGAGATGCACGCCTTGACAGGCCACGACCTCTCCATGAGCCTGAAGGAGCTCCAGCTAACTGGCATCCCCGAGTGTCAGTGGGGCTCAGATATGGCAAGTCATCTTGTCAGGATGGTCAGAGACGACGGATTATTTCTCAAGTCGGACTCTGCCTATGTCTCGTCCAACAGGGTGCGGAAACAGTCGGACGGCGACTGGGAGCCCAGAGCAGTCCGGGCTTGGAAGGTCCTGGCTGAGGAGTACCTgcagagcaagaagaagactaACGGATCTTCTCTCCCCATGGGCGGTGGTCACCACGGCCATCATTCGCACCACGGGACGGTCAAAATACCAGCTGTGCCCGCGGAAGAAGGGCAACCGGAGACGACGTGGCAAAACCGACGGACCCTGTGGAAGCGCGTGCCGGTGAGCAGGGATAGCGAGGAGCGAGTCTGGGCTGAGTTTGACCGCACCACTGGCACTATAATCCTCCCGGAAGAGTATGAGAATCCAGACATGGATACATACGACCCTGAGGAGCTCGTCTGCCACCATTGTCAGATGATGCACTCCCCTTATGACGACGACTATTGA
- the BLI3 gene encoding BLI-3 blue-light-inducible Bli-3 protein (EggNog:ENOG503P0WH; COG:S), producing MTRCNSGTLRLWRPRGPLTSWLQTGHIGKVSQVRSSPFYTQHHPKTFKSTHYPLHTVTTPTTTTTTTVLLPTRSYYSTAIMSSGFSNTSGVKHPDPYKEANLDTQVSTQTKLDDLSKFMDASKFCMMTTVNPKTHQLVSRCMALAGQENGGLDLLFHTNTESGKTDDLAADTHINVGFLNNSGEWASVSGTTEIITDRELVKKHYKPHLKAWVGDLGDGIHDGSANDPRIGIIRVKMATAHYAISHKNIAGRLTEVAKGVVTGDTAVVNKLREISEEEVSKLRLTH from the exons ATGACGCGGTGCAATTCAGGCACCCTGCGTCTCTGGCGTCCACGGGGTCCTCTTACATCATGGCTTCAGACGGGCCATATAGGAAAGGTATCCCAGGTCAGGAGCTCTCCTTTTTacacacaacaccaccctaAAACCTTCAAGTCAACACACTACCCACTTCACACCGTGACCACTcctactactactactacaaCAACCGTACTCCTACCTACCAGATCATATTACAGcaccgccatcatgtccTCAGGATTCTCCAACACATCGGGCGTCAAGCACCCCGACCCCTACAAGGAGGCCAACCTCGACACCCAGGTCTCCACTCAAACTAAGCTCGACGACCTCAGCAAGTTCATGGATGCCTCCAAGTTCTGCATGATGACCACGGTCAATCCCAAGACCCATCAATTGGTCTCCAGATGCATGGCCCTGGCTGGTCAA GAAAACGGCGGActcgacctcctcttccacaccaATACCGAGTCAGGCAAGACCGACgacctcgccgccgacacACACATCAACGTtggcttcctcaacaactcTGGCGAATGGGCTTCCGTCAGTGGAACCACCGAAATCATCACTGATCGGGAGCTCGTAAAGAAGCACTACAAGCCTCATCTGAAGGCCTGGGTTGGCGACTTGGGCGATGGCATCCACGATGGCTCTGCCAATGACCCCAGAATCGGCATCATCCGCGTCAAGATGGCTACAGCTCACTATGCCATCTCGCACAAGAACATTGCCGGCAGATTGACCGAGGTGGCCAAGGGTGTGGTGACTGGCGATACGGCCGTGGTGAACAAGCTGCGCGAGATTAGCGAAGAGGAGGTTTCCAAGCTCAGACTGACTCACTAG
- the DPH5 gene encoding diphthine synthase (BUSCO:EOG09263JW5; EggNog:ENOG503NW84; COG:J) gives MLYLVGLGLSDETDITVKGLEIVKRASRVYLEAYTSILLVDQSVLESYYGRPISIADREMVESNSDEILRDADKEDVAFCVVGDPFGATTHTDLVLRARELGIRVGTVPNASIMSGIGAAGLQLYNFGQTVSMVFFLDNWRPASFYDRIKENRQIGLHTLVLLDIKVKEQSLENMARGRKIYEPPRYMTVGTCASQMLEVEEEKKEGVYGPDSLAIGAARVGGKTEKFVAGTLKELCDADELLGGPLHSLVLLGRRTHELEHDYVREFAVNKENWDRIWKADYEGKH, from the coding sequence ATGCTCTACCTCGTCGGCCTAGGCCTCTCAGACGAGACCGACATCACGGTCAAGGGCCTCGAGATCGTCAAGCGCGCCTCCCGCGTCTACCTTGAAGCCTACACCTcgatcctcctcgtcgaccAGTCCGTCCTCGAGTCCTACTACGGCCGccccatctccatcgccGACCGCGAAATGGTCGAGTCCAACTCGGACGAGATCCTCCGCGACGCCGACAAGGAGGACGTCGCCTTTTGCGTCGTCGGAGACCCCTTTGGCGCGACTACACACACCGACCTCGTCCTGAGGGCTCGCGAGCTCGGCATCCGAGTCGGGACTGTGCCTAACGCGAGCATCATGTCTGGCATCGGCGCGGCGGGGTTGCAGCTGTACAACTTTGGGCAGACGGTGTCGATGGTGTTCTTTTTGGACAATTGGAGGCCGGCGAGCTTTTATGATCGGATCAAGGAGAATAGGCAGATTGGGCTGCATAcactggtgctgctggataTCAAGGTGAAGGAGCAGAGCTTGGAGAATatggcgagggggagaaAGATTTATGAGCCACCTAGGTATATGACCGTCGGGACTTGCGCCAGTCAAAtgctggaggttgaggaggaaaagaaggagggtgTGTACGGGCCAGACAGTCTTGCTATTGGCGCTGCGAGGGTGGGAGGCAAGACGGAGAAGTTTGTTGCCGGTACACTCAAAGAGCTTTGCGATGCCGATGAGCTGCTTGGAGGGCCGCTTCACAGTTTGGTGCTGCTTGGCAGGAGGACACACGAGCTGGAACATGACTATGTCAGGGAATTTGCTGTCAACAAGGAGAACTGGGACAGGATATGGAAGGCTGATTATGAGGGAAAGCATTGA
- the SNU23 gene encoding U4/U6.U5 snRNP associated protein (EggNog:ENOG503P28K; COG:A) — protein sequence MTGKGSAYGQAAGDTDFRKKYDLDEYAAKAAAREAAEKEERKARYEAKLAGKKYYKPMDGTETLTVARNATQDFSKMVGTTSLVPAGAGVGKRGQGAGFYCEACDLTFKDNLQWLEHTNSMQHQRAVGATGQVKKATAEEVHARIEALWQRQQELKREQKEAALKAKTDYGEDVRIEGEHDEDDMMAAMGFTGFGTTAKK from the exons ATGACAGGCAAAGGCTCCGCCTACGGCCAAGCAGCCGGCGACACCGACTTTCGCAAAAAGTATGACCTCGACGAGTAcgccgccaaagccgccgcccgcgaagccgccgagaaggaagagcGCAAAGCCCGGTACGAAGCCAAGCTGGCGGGCAAGAAATACTACAAGCCCATGGACGGTACCGAGACCCTCACCGTCGCGCGCAATGCCACGCAGGACTTCTCCAAGATGGTCGGCACGACGTCTCTGGTGCCAGCCGGCGCCGGTGTCGGAAAAAGAGGACAGGGCGCTGGCTTCTACTGCGAGGCTTGCGACTTGACGTTCAAGGACAATCTACAATGGCTGGAGCACACGAATAGCATGCAGCACCAGCGGGCTGTCGGTGCGACGGGGcaggtgaagaaggcgacggcggaggaggtgcatGCTAGGATTGAGGCGCTGTGGCAAAGGCAGCaggagttgaagagggaGCAG aaggaggcggcgctgAAGGCGAAGACGGActatggggaggatgtgaggATCGAGGGGGAGCatgacgaggatgatatGATGGCCGCCATGGGGTTTACTGGCTTCGGGACGACGGCAAAGAAATGA
- the ubc15 gene encoding Ubiquitin-conjugating enzyme E2 15 (COG:O; EggNog:ENOG503P1QQ), translated as MSSVSSAAAASLLKRQLKQMQTDKDIPGISCGLVSDNNIFEWEVMLMISDECKYYGGGNFRAILTFPPTYPLMPPKLVFQSPIPFHPNIYPDGRLCISILHPPEEDISGYEKASERWSPVQSPESILLSVISLFEDPNDESPANLDAAVLLREEREGKSREFRKRVRQCVRESLGED; from the exons atgtcCAGCGTCTCTTCAGCAGCggccgcctccctcctcaagcgACAGCTCAAACAAATGCAAACCGACAAAGACATTCCAGGCATCTCATGCGGCCTCGTCTCGGACAATAATATCTTCGAGTGGGAAGTCATGCTGATGATCAGCGACGAGTGTAAATACTACGGCG GAGGCAACTTCCGCGCCatcctcaccttccccccaacctATCCCTTGATGCCCCCCAAGCTGGTCTTCCAGTCACCCATCCCGTTCCATCCAAACATCTATCCCGACGGGAGATTGTGTATTTCGATCTTGCACCCCCCAGAAGAGGACATTTCGGGGTATGAAAAGGCTAGCGAGAGGTGGAGTCCGGTGCAGAGCCCCGAGTCGATATTGCTCAGTGTGATTAGCTTGTTTGAGGATCCGAATGACGAGAGTCCGGCGAATTTGGAcgcggcggtgttgttgagggaggagagggaggggaagagtaGGGAGTTTAGGAAAAGGGTCAGGCAGTGTGTTAGGGAGAGTTTGGGAGAGGATTAA
- the ALG1 gene encoding mannosyltransferase (COG:O; EggNog:ENOG503NTXV; BUSCO:EOG09262Z2S; CAZy:GT33), with product MAGLISLVLLGLLIAYIVLKPSRYNGHTTGKGVPIHILVLGDIGRSPRMTYHALSIAKHGGKVKLIGYLETSPHPDILTHPNITLIPLPTPPSRPPSVPFLLFAPIKVIFQILHLSYLLLYLLPPSAWLLVQNPPSIPTLAIASLTSYLRNSHLIIDWHNYGWTILSSTRGPSHPFVSLSKIYETYLGRLGSHHLTVTNAMARQLRAAPYSIPPHKPMIPVHDRPAAIFQPILSPDARNEALDKILFPSGREYYRALVSGKMKLLVSSTSWTPDEDFSLLLSALTMYAARPDAVPILALITGKGPQKEYYDDKIDALVKEGKLPNVRIATLFLPFEDYARLLACADLGVCLHMSSSGVDLPMKVVDMFGAGLPVVAYGGYESFGELVKEGVNGRGFETGEELAGVLGELLKPEGENELKHLKKGAVEEGRRRWDEEWDGTVGRLMGFVEESS from the exons ATGGCAGGGCTCATCAGCCTTGTCCTTTTGGGTTTATTAATAGCCTACATCGTCCTGAAGCCATCGAGATACAATGGACACACCACAGGGAAGGGGGTGCCAATTCACATTCTGGTCCTTGGTGATATTGGGAGGAGTCCCCGCATGACATATCATGCCCTGAGCATCGCCAAACATGGAGGAAAAGTCAAGCTTATAGGATATCTCG AAACCTCTCCTCACCccgacatcctcacccatcccaacatcaccctcatccccctccccacccctccttcccGCCCTCCCTCTGTCCCCTTCTTACTATTCGCCCCTATCAAAGTCAtcttccaaatcctccacctctcctacctcctcctctacctcctccccccctccgcctggCTTTTGGtccaaaaccccccctccatccccaccctcgccatcgccaGCCTCACCTCCTACCTCCGCAACTCCCACCTGATAATCGACTGGCACAACTACGGCTGGacaatcctctcctccaccagaggaccctcccacccctttgtctccctctccaaaatctACGAAACCTACCTCGGTCGCTTAGGCTCTCACCACCTGACGGTGACGAACGCCATGGCCCGCCAACTCCGCGCCGCCCCCTACAGCATcccccctcacaaacccATGATCCCCGTCCACGACCGGCCCGCGGCAATCTTCCAACCTATCCTCTCGCCCGACGCTCGCAACGAAGCCCTAGACAAGATATTATTCCCCTCCGGAAGGGAATACTACCGCGCCCTGGTCTCGGGCAAGATGAAGCTTCTTGTCTCGAGCACGTCCTGGACACCAGACGAGgatttctctcttcttctctccgCCCTCACCATGTACGCAGCCAGGCCTGACGCGGTCCCAATCCTGGCGCTCATCACCGGGAAGGGACCGCAAAAAGAGTATTATGACGACAAGATTGATGCTCTGGTCAAGGAAGGGAAGCTACCTAACGTGAGGATTGCTACTTTGTTTCTACCCTTTGAGGACTACGCCAGGTTGCTGGCATGTGCTGATCTGGGGGTTTGTCTGCATATGAGCTCTTCGGGGGTGGATCTGCCgatgaaggtggtggacatGTTTGGGGCTgggctgccggtggtggcgtATGGGGGGTATGAGAGTTTTGGGGAGCTGGTCAAAGAGGGGGTgaatgggagggggtttgagactggggaggagctggcgggggtgttgggggagttgttgaagccggagggggagaacGAGTTGAAGCacttgaagaagggggccgtggaggaggggaggaggaggtgggatgaggagtgggatgggacagtggggaggttgatgggttTCGTCGAGGAAAGTTCTTGA
- the MSC2 gene encoding putative zinc transporter msc2 (BUSCO:EOG092621CK; COG:P; EggNog:ENOG503NUJZ): MTSTYALPATAIHQHHPSSDHGCSHSHSHGHNNGHLHSTSSLGGLSPTRSRKESRANGGHSHNRSQDHDINHINHRANSSVPKPLNLGPTLSSNAHWRTESTLGGKPLVTPTSASFDAAGIYQPPASRVRADTRSHSHSHDHDHDHGHGHSHDHDHGHGHGHDHLVERSRFTKFLLPRIARWPLVHAVVVEKDSRRIFYFMSLNLAFMMIQAFYGYVTDSLGLLSDSIHMFFDCVALAVGLFAAVASKWPPSERFPYGFGKIETLSGFANGVFLILISVEIMIEACERMMEGRETKRLGELFVVSTLGLLVNLVGMAAFGHHHHGHDHGHSHSGCGGHSHGHDHKHDHGHDHDHRDEKKDAHGHSHSHSHDNENMYGIYLHVLADTLGSAAVIVSTILTHFYKWAGWDPLASFLIALLILLSALPLVKSSARRLLLTIPPEIEYNLRDTLSGITGLKGVVSYAAPKFWMDDRHSEGGSANKLLGVMHVVAGRGMDMEDVRDRVRNYLLEHNIDITLQVEREGDTSCWCGVGRSPLSQAHKSTNSISIF; encoded by the exons ATGACATCGACATACGCCTTGCCAGCGACGGccatccatcaacatcatccttCCTCCGACCACGGCTGTTCGCATTCCCAC AGCCATGGCCACAACAACGGCCACTTACATAGCACCTCATCACTGGGTGGACTGAGCCCGACTCGAAGCAGGAAGGAGTCCAGAGCTAATGGCGGTCACTCCCACAATCGCAGCCAGGATCATgacatcaaccacatcaaccaccGAGCCAACTCGAGCGTCCCCAAGCCACTAAATCTCGGGCCGACGTTGAGTTCCAACGCGCACTGGAGGACCGAGTCGACACTGGGAGGCAAGCCTTTGGTTACACCAACCAGCGCCAGCTTCGACGCCGCCGGGATATACCAACCGCCGGCTTCCAGAGTGCGCGCCGATACAcgctcccactcccactcccacgaCCATGACCACGATCACGGACATGGGCACAGTCATGATCATGACCATGGCCACGGTCATGGCCATGATCACTTGGTGGAGCGGTCAAGATTCACAAAGTTCTTGCTACCGCGGATCGCGAGGTGGCCCCTAGTCCATGCGGTGGTAGTGGAGAAGGACTCTCGCCGAATATTCTACTTTATGTC ACTCAACCTCGCGTTTATGATGATCCAAGCATTTTACGGCTATGTCACAGATTCCCTTGGTCTGTTGAGTGACAGCATTCATATGTTCTTCGACTGCGTGGCATTGGCAGTCGGCCTGTTTGCTGCCGTTGCGAGCAAATGGCCACCGAGCGAGCGGTTCCCATACGGCTTTGGCAAAATCGAGACGTTGAGCGGTTTTGCCAACGGTGTGTTCCTGATTCTCATCAGCGTCGAAATTATGATTGAGGCGTGTGAGCGCATGATGGAGGGCAGGGAAACCAAACGGCTTGGAGAGCTGTTTGTGGTCAGCACGCTGGGCCTACTGGTCAATTTGGTGGGCATGGCGGCATTCgggcaccaccatcatgggCATGATCATGGGCACTCTCAtagtggttgtggtggacaTTCGCATGGTCACGATCACAAACACGACCATGGCCATGATCACGACCATagggatgagaagaaggatgcccACGGTCACTCGCACTCGCACTCCCACGACAACGAAAACATGTACGGCATCTATCTTCATGTGCTAGCCGACACTTTGGGAAGCGCGGCTGTTATCGTATCGACCATTCTTACACACTTTTATAagtgggctggctgggatCCTCTGGCCTCTTTCCTCATTGCTCTCCTGATTTTGCTTTCGGCGCTGCCGCTGGTCAAGTCTTCGGCAAGGAGGTTACTGCTTACGATTCCACCCGAGATCGAGTATAACTTGCGCGATACCTTGTCTGGAATCACAGGTTTGAAGGGTGTGGTCAGCTACGCGGCGCCCAAGTTTTGGATGGATGACCGGCACAGTGAGGGCGGGTCGGCCAATAAACTCCTCGGTGTCATGCACGTTGTGGCGGGCCGGGGCATGGACATGGAGGACGTGCGGGATCGTGTGCGCAACTACCTGCTTGAACACAACATTGATATCACGTTGCAGGTCGAGCGGGAAGGGGACACAAGCTGCTGGTGTGGCGTAGGACGGAGTCCGCTCTCCCAGGCTCACAAGTCGACAAATAGCATCAGCATCTTCtag
- the CRC1 gene encoding carnitine transporter (COG:C; EggNog:ENOG503NTYD) translates to MSSTSPDQKLQAVLPDAVADKIPHIPESKEELKADAKAAASTGLAQVRSFVAGGFGGVCAVVVGHPFDLVKVRLQTAEKGVYSSAIDVVKKSVAKDGLKRGLYAGVSAPLVGVTPMFAVSFWGYDLGKSIVRSTSTVSPDGNLSIAQISAAGFFSAIPMTAITAPFERVKVILQVQGQKQLAPGEKPKYSGGMDVVRQLYREGGVRSVFRGSAATLARDGPGSAAYFAAYEYCKRALTPKDPVTGEASGKLSLTAITCAGAAAGVAMWIPVFPIDTVKSRLQTAEGNVTIGGVVKGLYAKGGYKAFFPGFGPALARAVPANAATFLGVELAHQAMNKVFN, encoded by the exons ATGTCGTCCACATCCCCCGACCAGAAGCTCCAGGCTGTCCTCCCCGACGCCGTGGCCGATAAGATCCCCCACATCCCAGAAAGcaaggaggagctcaaggcgGACGCCAAGGCGGCGGCTTCGACGGGCTTGGCCCAAGTACGGTCGTTTGTCGCcggtggctttggtggtgtcTGCGCTGTGGTTGTCGGTCATCCTTTTGACTTGGTCAAGGTCAGGCTTCAGACTGCTGAGAAGGGGGTGTACTCGAGTGCGATTGatgtggtgaagaagagtgTGGCCAAGGATGGGTTGAAGAGAGGGTTGTATGCTGGTGTGAGCGCGCCCTTGGTCGGTGTTACGCCCATGT TCGCCGTCTCCTTCTGGGGCTACGACCTCGGCAAGAGCATCGTCCGCTCCACCTCTACCGTCAGCCCAGATGGCAACCTCTCCATTGCCCAGATTTCCGCCGCCGGTTTCTTCTCCGCCATCCCCATGACCGCCATTACCGCCCCCTTTGAGCGCGTCAAGGTCATCCTCCAGGTTCAGGGTCAGAAGCAGCTCGCCCCCGGGGAGAAGCCAAAGTACAGCGGCGGCATGGACGTCGTCCGCCAGCTCTACCGCGAGGGCGGTGTCCGCTCCGTCTTCCGCGGTTCCgccgccaccctcgcccgTGATGGTCCCGGTTCGGCTGCTTATTTCGCTGCGTATGAGTACTGCAAGCGGGCGCTCACCCCCAAGGATCCCGTGACTGGCGAGGCCAGCGGCAAGTTGAGCTTGACGGCTATTACCTGCGCTggtgccgctgctggtgTGGCCATGTGGATTCCTGTCTTCCCTATCGACACGGTGAAGAGTAGGCTGCAGACTGCGGAGGGCAATGTCACGATTGGTGGCGTCGTCAAGGGCCTGTATGCCAAGGGTGGTTACAAGGCCTTCTTCCCTGGTTTCGGGCCCGCGTTGGCGAGAGCGGTCCCTGCTAATGCGGCGACCTTTTTGGGCGTAGAGCTGGCGCACCAGGCCATGAACAAGGTCTTCAACTGA